The following proteins are encoded in a genomic region of Streptosporangiales bacterium:
- a CDS encoding SDR family NAD(P)-dependent oxidoreductase — MSKTILVTGASKGIGYETVRRFFYADNDVTDVVLLARESEAFTANLEKLNDDNPYGKKLYPYTIDLADRAGIVRLMGEIAHQHGTVDILVNNAGYTDPKPIQQIEFGSFERTIAVNLYAPFTIVQELLHHGNRFDLIVNIASTAGINGRSGWLTYSASKAAVINMSEVMREELMMYGTRVVCISPGRCATDLRRTLAPDEDPSTIMQPSHVAGVIEMLASDVGRFVDSQNLVVRK; from the coding sequence ATGAGTAAGACGATCCTCGTCACGGGCGCGTCGAAGGGGATCGGGTACGAGACGGTCAGGCGGTTCTTCTACGCCGACAACGACGTCACCGACGTCGTGCTGCTCGCGCGGGAGTCGGAGGCGTTCACCGCCAACCTGGAGAAGCTGAACGACGACAACCCGTACGGCAAGAAGCTCTACCCGTACACCATCGACCTCGCCGATCGCGCGGGCATCGTCCGGCTGATGGGCGAGATCGCGCACCAGCACGGCACGGTCGACATCCTCGTCAACAACGCCGGGTACACCGACCCGAAGCCGATCCAGCAGATCGAGTTCGGCTCGTTCGAGCGCACCATCGCCGTCAACCTGTACGCGCCGTTCACGATCGTGCAGGAGCTCCTGCATCACGGCAACAGGTTCGACCTGATCGTCAACATCGCGTCGACCGCCGGCATCAACGGCCGGTCGGGCTGGCTCACCTACTCGGCGTCCAAGGCCGCGGTCATCAACATGAGCGAGGTCATGCGCGAGGAGCTGATGATGTACGGCACCCGTGTGGTGTGCATCTCGCCGGGCCGGTGCGCCACCGACCTGCGTCGCACCCTCGCGCCCGACGAGGACCCGTCCACGATCATGCAGCCGAGCCACGTGGCCGGTGTGATCGAGATGCTCGCGTCCGACGTCGGGCGCTTCGTCGACAGCCAGAACCTCGTCGTCAGGAAGTGA
- a CDS encoding oxidoreductase yields the protein MQTVYEASGGAAGLQRLASAWHARVLADAVVSHAFSHGFHPEHGRRLAAYWAEALGGPTTFSDSYGDETSVVRMHSGNGPHEEMDRRAIACFDQALEDVGLAGDDRVRLVLHDYFAWATTTTMSRYHRSADDVPDGLRIPHWSWDGLVTS from the coding sequence ATGCAGACGGTGTACGAGGCCTCGGGCGGCGCAGCCGGGCTGCAGCGCCTGGCCAGCGCATGGCACGCCAGAGTGCTGGCCGACGCCGTGGTCAGCCACGCGTTCAGTCACGGGTTCCACCCCGAGCACGGCCGGCGACTGGCCGCGTACTGGGCGGAGGCGCTCGGTGGTCCGACGACCTTCTCTGACTCCTACGGCGACGAGACCTCAGTGGTACGGATGCACAGCGGCAACGGCCCGCACGAGGAGATGGACCGTCGAGCGATCGCGTGCTTCGATCAGGCGCTGGAAGACGTCGGTCTCGCCGGCGACGATCGGGTCCGCCTGGTGCTGCACGACTACTTCGCGTGGGCGACCACCACCACGATGTCCCGCTATCACCGGTCCGCGGATGACGTCCCGGACGGATTGCGCATCCCGCACTGGTCGTGGGACGGACTCGTCACTTCCTGA